The DNA segment TGTCGACGTCGACCTTGACGAGTCTGATTCGGCCCGCGAGATCGGAGGCGACCCTCTCGAGCGCGGGGCTGACCATGCGGCAGGGGCCGCACCAGGTGGCCCACAGGTCCACCACTACGGGGACGTCGGCCCGCTCGGCGACCTCGATGAAGTCGTCGTCGCCCGCGTCCACCATCCACGGTAGGGGCTGCTTGCAGTGGCCGCACTCGGGGCGGCCCTCCGCGGCCACGGGTACCCGGTTGGTGCGCCCGCAGTTCGGACAACTGACGGTCGTCGCCTGCATCGTGCAGCAGGTTCGTCCTGCGCCCCGGCGGCCGGCGGACGTTCGGCGCGGCCGGCGCGCTGGGCGCCTTCGCCTTCGCGATCCTCGGCCCGATCTCCTCCCTCGG comes from the Streptomyces sp. NBC_00820 genome and includes:
- the trxA gene encoding thioredoxin, translated to MQATTVSCPNCGRTNRVPVAAEGRPECGHCKQPLPWMVDAGDDDFIEVAERADVPVVVDLWATWCGPCRMVSPALERVASDLAGRIRLVKVDVDKNPRLSQRFEVQAVPTLLVLDRGRTVARQAGAAPAPALRQWVEQSIAARER